From Natrinema salaciae, the proteins below share one genomic window:
- a CDS encoding fibronectin type III domain-containing protein, which yields MTGTVGAASSAHFGLDDGFADTSWLEEEDVQVLTVTEPTREALEEAFHASGPRVVVFETSGTIDLGGETLQITEDNCWVAGQTAPSPGITFTRGMVQVDASNCVVQHIRSRIGPGSDGNIQGNDAFNTADETTNNVVDHVTASWGTDECMSVGYDTDRTTYANCLIYEGLYDPYGDGSDHNYCTLVGDGADRVALLGNIWSKARNRIPRLKSDTRSVVVNNFTYFFDEASNTDSSAVTAWVGNKYTGTAATGEQIVEGSGTVYGEDNVTADPALDSDVDFVEPSTVGSPPLWPDGLEPMPSSEVESHNLTNAGARPADRTEHDRRIVQEIEDRAGNDRLDSPYDYWVPNPDAVGGYPELPENTHSLSPPSSGLREWLMEWAAQVEAGDGNVDPGDGTEDDTTAPSPPSNVQSPDQTASSVDLDWDGASDSGGSGLSHYVVSVDDRSQQVPADTTSATVSDLEPETTYDVAVRAVDEAGNESDAATTTVTTDEEDSTDGGTRGSHFAPEDGFADTDWFDDDVEVITISDLAYEPIQQAFETAGPRLIVFEESGVLDLDSQTLEISEPNCWVAGQTAPSPGVTFIDGFVQIDADNVVMEHVRCLRGDQSGGEGTDPMNSSDGTENVIFNHCTAFWGRDENLSVGYDSTDTTLANCMIAEGLEDPEENSNGTLVGDGAKNVAILGTVYAKNNDRNPRLKPDTETVVVNGLNFYHDKAIWISEGAEAAVVGNAYIHRFSFRDPIVFGDGSVHMDDNYVADPPLNGRPFSDVGTELDSPPLWPSGLEALPASQTEAHNLANAGARPAERIDQEAKIVQQIEDRWGSLDVDPNRDNAGFSDIPDSAAEAGGYPDHGGTTRTLDVPDSGLRQWLDEMAAQVEPDYDTGQSDTEAPTTPSGLTVTDSTLSSIEIDWEASTDAGGSGIWRYNVLVDGQQRTSVKPDATSTRLGGLESGVDYEIGVRAIDAAGNESETATVTASTESADEDRTGGAGPITVEGGGEDIWNASDEFHYYYGATTGDFDVAVRVDALENTDAYAKAGLMVRESLDADAANLMIRRRPDSTSVQWRPTTGAESTSLTSDAGESESEVDGGTTDHAWQRLVREGDTLRAYGSDNGQNWTLLASVSLSLATNVHVGLAVTSHASGTLTTAEFDSWSGLTLTDNQDVGDVDVSGSVTGEAPAGDDSTGDDGTSDDAIAVGQYEAQDTTGDGLYNDIDGDGKTTHSDVNALFDNLESEGVQDNPERFDFDENDRVGFTDVLELLRRI from the coding sequence ATGACCGGAACGGTCGGTGCGGCCTCGAGCGCGCACTTCGGCCTGGACGACGGCTTCGCCGACACGTCCTGGCTCGAGGAAGAAGACGTGCAGGTCCTCACCGTCACGGAGCCGACGCGCGAGGCGCTCGAGGAGGCGTTCCACGCCAGCGGCCCGCGCGTGGTCGTCTTCGAGACCAGCGGCACGATCGACCTCGGCGGCGAGACGCTACAGATTACGGAGGACAACTGCTGGGTGGCGGGCCAGACCGCGCCCTCGCCCGGGATCACCTTCACCAGGGGGATGGTCCAGGTCGATGCTAGCAACTGCGTCGTCCAGCACATCCGGTCGCGGATCGGGCCGGGTTCGGACGGCAACATTCAGGGCAACGACGCGTTCAATACGGCAGACGAGACGACGAACAACGTCGTCGACCACGTCACGGCCTCGTGGGGGACCGACGAGTGTATGTCCGTCGGCTACGACACCGACCGCACGACGTACGCCAACTGTCTCATCTACGAGGGGCTGTACGATCCCTACGGCGACGGCTCCGACCACAACTACTGTACGCTGGTCGGTGACGGCGCGGACCGCGTCGCGCTGCTCGGAAACATTTGGTCGAAGGCCCGAAACCGCATCCCGCGGCTCAAAAGCGACACGCGCAGCGTCGTCGTCAACAACTTCACGTACTTCTTCGACGAGGCGTCGAACACCGACAGCTCCGCGGTGACGGCGTGGGTCGGCAACAAGTACACGGGTACCGCGGCGACGGGCGAGCAAATCGTCGAGGGGAGCGGGACGGTCTACGGCGAAGACAACGTCACGGCGGACCCAGCGCTCGATTCCGACGTCGACTTCGTCGAACCGAGCACCGTCGGCTCGCCGCCGCTGTGGCCCGACGGCCTCGAGCCGATGCCGTCCTCGGAGGTCGAGTCCCACAACCTGACCAACGCGGGTGCGCGGCCGGCCGACCGGACCGAACACGACCGGCGAATCGTCCAGGAGATCGAGGATCGAGCCGGCAACGACCGGCTCGATTCGCCGTACGACTACTGGGTCCCGAATCCCGATGCGGTCGGCGGCTACCCTGAACTCCCCGAGAACACCCACTCGCTGAGCCCGCCGAGCAGCGGCCTGCGCGAGTGGCTGATGGAGTGGGCGGCGCAAGTCGAGGCCGGGGACGGAAACGTCGATCCCGGCGACGGCACCGAGGACGACACGACGGCGCCATCGCCGCCATCGAACGTCCAGTCGCCCGACCAGACGGCCTCGAGCGTGGACCTTGACTGGGACGGGGCCAGCGACTCGGGCGGCTCCGGACTCTCACATTACGTCGTCTCCGTCGACGACCGCAGCCAGCAGGTCCCCGCCGACACCACGTCCGCGACGGTCTCGGATCTCGAACCGGAGACGACCTACGACGTCGCCGTTCGCGCGGTCGACGAGGCGGGCAACGAGTCCGACGCCGCAACGACGACCGTGACGACCGACGAGGAGGATTCGACCGACGGCGGAACCAGGGGATCGCACTTCGCGCCGGAGGACGGGTTCGCCGACACGGACTGGTTCGACGACGACGTCGAGGTCATCACGATCTCGGATCTGGCCTACGAACCCATCCAACAGGCGTTCGAGACGGCGGGCCCGCGCCTGATCGTCTTCGAGGAGAGCGGGGTGCTCGACCTCGACAGCCAGACGCTCGAGATCTCGGAACCGAACTGCTGGGTTGCGGGCCAGACTGCGCCCTCGCCCGGCGTCACGTTCATCGACGGCTTCGTTCAGATCGATGCCGACAACGTCGTCATGGAGCACGTTCGCTGTCTCCGGGGCGATCAGAGCGGTGGCGAAGGGACGGACCCGATGAACAGCTCCGACGGCACCGAAAACGTCATTTTCAACCACTGTACGGCGTTCTGGGGCCGCGACGAGAACCTCTCGGTCGGCTACGACTCGACCGATACAACCCTCGCGAACTGTATGATCGCGGAGGGCCTCGAGGACCCCGAGGAGAACTCCAACGGGACGCTCGTCGGCGACGGCGCGAAGAACGTCGCCATCCTGGGGACAGTCTACGCGAAGAACAACGATCGTAACCCGCGGCTGAAGCCGGATACCGAGACCGTCGTCGTCAACGGCCTGAACTTCTATCACGACAAGGCCATCTGGATCTCCGAGGGCGCGGAGGCGGCCGTCGTCGGCAACGCCTACATCCACCGCTTCAGCTTCCGCGACCCGATCGTCTTCGGCGACGGCAGCGTCCACATGGACGACAACTACGTCGCCGATCCGCCCCTGAACGGGCGGCCGTTCTCGGACGTCGGTACGGAACTGGACTCGCCGCCCCTGTGGCCGAGCGGGCTGGAGGCCTTGCCTGCGAGCCAGACCGAAGCCCACAATCTGGCCAACGCGGGCGCCCGTCCCGCCGAGCGGATCGATCAGGAGGCGAAGATCGTCCAGCAGATCGAGGATCGCTGGGGGAGTCTGGACGTCGATCCCAACCGGGACAACGCCGGATTCTCCGACATTCCCGACAGCGCGGCGGAAGCCGGCGGCTACCCCGACCACGGCGGCACGACGCGCACCCTCGACGTGCCGGACAGCGGCCTGCGCCAGTGGCTCGACGAGATGGCGGCCCAGGTCGAACCCGATTACGACACCGGGCAGAGCGACACGGAAGCGCCGACGACGCCGTCCGGACTCACCGTCACGGACAGTACCCTCTCCTCGATCGAAATCGACTGGGAGGCATCCACCGACGCGGGCGGCTCCGGGATCTGGCGGTACAACGTCCTCGTGGACGGGCAGCAGCGGACGTCCGTCAAGCCGGACGCGACGTCGACGCGTCTCGGCGGCCTCGAGAGCGGCGTCGACTACGAGATCGGCGTCAGGGCGATCGACGCCGCGGGCAACGAGTCCGAGACGGCGACGGTCACCGCGTCGACCGAGAGCGCCGACGAGGATCGGACCGGCGGCGCCGGCCCCATCACGGTCGAGGGCGGCGGCGAGGACATCTGGAACGCGTCCGACGAGTTCCATTACTACTACGGCGCCACGACCGGCGACTTCGACGTCGCCGTCCGCGTCGACGCGCTCGAGAACACCGACGCGTACGCCAAGGCGGGGCTGATGGTTCGCGAGTCGCTCGACGCCGACGCCGCGAACCTGATGATCCGGCGACGGCCGGACTCGACATCCGTCCAGTGGCGTCCCACCACGGGCGCGGAGTCGACGAGTCTCACCTCCGACGCCGGCGAGAGCGAGAGCGAAGTCGACGGTGGGACGACCGACCACGCCTGGCAGCGACTCGTCCGCGAGGGCGACACGCTCCGGGCGTACGGCTCGGACAACGGCCAGAACTGGACCCTCCTCGCGTCGGTGTCGCTGTCGCTCGCCACGAACGTCCACGTCGGCCTCGCCGTCACGAGCCACGCGTCCGGCACGCTGACGACCGCCGAGTTCGATAGCTGGTCCGGTCTGACACTGACCGACAACCAGGACGTCGGCGACGTCGATGTGTCCGGGAGCGTCACGGGCGAGGCACCGGCCGGCGACGACAGCACCGGCGACGACGGCACCAGCGACGACGCGATCGCGGTCGGCCAGTACGAGGCCCAGGACACGACGGGCGACGGGCTGTACAACGACATCGATGGGGACGGCAAGACCACTCACAGCGACGTCAACGCTCTCTTCGACAACCTCGAGTCCGAGGGCGTGCAGGACAATCCCGAGCGGTTCGACTTCGATGAGAACGATCGGGTCGGGTTCACGGACGTCCTCGAGCTGCTCCGGCGGATCTGA